The following DNA comes from Candidatus Bathyanammoxibius amoris.
ATACTTATATTCTTGAGCCTGAGGGTGAGCTTTGTCTCTCCTCTCGGCCAGTAGACATCTATGGTTCGAGGCACGTCGCATCCGTCTACGTCCTCGAAATCGTCAAACCGCGCCCTCATTCTGAGGCTGCCGTCGGGGTTATAAATGTCGTAGTTCGTTACGTTCAGGTTGTATCTGTCTACCGTGAGTTCATATCGGACTAATGCTTGCGAGTCTATCAGGCTGATGTGCCAGTATTTCGGGAGTACCTCAAACGATCTGACTGTAGCGTTTGGGGTGATATTTTCAAGTTCCAGGATGCCGGCAATCTCATTGGGCGAGAATTTTAGGCCCATATAGGTTATGTCCTGGTTGGACAGGCCTCTGTATAGTTTCTTTTCCTTGGGTACGTAGAGCCAGAACTCATGGCCATCCGACAGGATGTTGAATACAGTCTGAAAAAGTTTGGAAACGATTATCCTGAGACGTTTAGGTCTCTCCAGCCTTATGTAGGCCGTGCATGAGAGGGGCTCTTTGAGCTCCCGGGACATAAAGGTTACCTTTGCCTTGGCCTTAAGGGTGGAGATTTTTCTGGAATTTGACGCCACCGTCTCTCTTACCTCTTTGACGGTAAGCACCTTGGGAGGGCCTAGAGCGATGTGTTCCATGGCGGCGCAGCCGGCCAGCAGTGTTGCCAGCGTTATTAAGAAAGGAGAGATTGGCGAGCTATGTCTCAAACGCTAGAACCCCTTATAAAGCAAAGCCGCATGTATGCTGTTCCGTACCTGTACCTGTATATAGGTCTGTTTATTATTCACGTCAGCGTATGCGTCAGCCCCGGCCTCTGCTATGCGCAGGCCGCCGCATCTGGCTGGCCGATGTACCGGCTCGACGCCAGAAATACCGCTCAGAGCCAGTTCCCGGGCTCCCAAACAGGTAAACTCAAGTGGAGCTTCAAGACCGGCGGCCCCATAACCAGCTCCCCGTCCATCGGGCCTGATGGCACCGTTTACGTAGGCTCCAAGGACGGCAAGCTATACGCCGTCAGCCCTGGCGGCGAACTCAAGTGGACCTTTACCACTGGCGATGAGGTTGAGTCCTCACCCGCGATAGCTCAGGACGGCACCATCTATTTCGGCTCCTGGGACAACAACCTGTACGCGCTGAACCCCGACGGTACCAAAAAGTGGGCGACCTCGCTGGGTGCGGGTGTCCCGTCTTCACCCACGATCGGCGAACATGGCAACATATATATAGGCTCGTGGGATTGCAGGGTATATTCCTTAGACGCAAATGGCCAGATATGGTGGACCCTGCGCACACTGGACCACATCCTGTCAACACCTTCTGTCGCCCCTGACGGCACCATCTACTGCTGTTCCCAGGATGACAGTCTGTATGCCATGGAACCCGACGGCACGGGTAAATGGCGCTTCAGGACGCAGTACATTATAAATTCATCACCTGTCGTTGGCAAGGACGGAACAATCTACTTCACCTCTGAGGACGGGGCCCTTTATTCAGTCATGCCTGACGGTAACATGAAGTGGATATTTCAGACGGACCTGGACATCGACTCCTCCCCGGCGCTGGGTGATAACGGCATAATATACTTCGGTTCAGGGGAGAGGATGCTGTATGCCGTTGATATAGACGGCAAGGAGAAGTGGAAATACGACATAGGCGCCACCATCATCTCATCTCCTACGTTGGGCAAGGACGGTACGGTGTACGTAGGGGCTGCGGACAGTGTCTTCTATGCGATTGCCCCGGAGGGCGACCGCATTAAGTGGAGTTATAAGACGGGGGGGTCGTTTGATTTTTCGTCCGCGGCGATAGCCGAAGACGGTACCATATATGTTGGCTCCACCGACGGCGCGCTGTATGCGTTTGGTGATTGAGCCAGGCGGTATATCCTACTACACAGGAGGTTGCTTCGCTTCGCTCGCAATGACAGGTGGAGCGGTAAGTGTTCAGTGATGCAGGGTGCGTCTTGGCGCACCGGATGTTTCTCTTATAGAGCCAGCAGTTTCAACCGCAGCATATTCAGGGCTGATTTGGCGGCCATGAGTTTTATCCATTTCCGGGTGCCGTGGAACTGGAATTTTTTGGATTTTACCCCGTCCCGTGTGGCAATGGCACAGTACACAAGACCGACGCGTTCCTTCGGATGCCGGCTTGTAGGGCCCGCGGCGCCGGTTATGGACAGGCCCAGGTCTGCGCCCGCCTTCTCTCTGATGGATTTGGCCATCATCTTCGCGGTTCTGGCGTTGACCGCGCCCTTCTTGTCTATCTCGCTTTCCGGTAGTCCCGTGAGACGGGACTTGGAACGGTATGTATAGGTGACCATGTCTTCAAGGAGATAGCCTGACGCCCCCGGTACGTCGGTGAGGTAATTCCCCACCAATCCGCCGGTGCAGGATTCTGCCACTGCGATGGTCTTCTTGTGTTTCTTTAGTAACGCGGCCACCACGCCTTCGAGGGTGTCGTCACCGGTGCCGTAGACGGCGTCTCCCAGGAGGCGGCGTATCCGGGTCTCTGCGTCGTCCAGGGCCTTTCCCGCCCTTGTCTTGTCCTCCGCCTCCGCCGCAATCCGCAGCGTAATTGTGCCTTCATTCACCATTGTGCCGACGGAGGGCTTTGATTCGGGTGTCATCATGTGTCCTATCTTCTCGCCTATAGCGGCCTCGTGGATTCCAAAGACATGGAGCTTTCTATGGAGCCGGGCTATTGTGCTCTGTATCTCCGCGCGCAGGTGTGGACGCACCCAGTCCCGGAACATCCATTTCATTTCTATCGGTACACCCGGCATGCAGATAATCTCCCTGTTGTTGTGCCTGAGGGAGAAACCGGGCGCCGTGCCTATCCTGTTCGTTATGACGATAGAGCCCACCGGCATCATGGCCTGGCGGATGTTGGAAGACGGCATGTCCGCCTGCCGGCAGCGGAAGGTCTCCTTTATCTGGGCGAGGGCTGTCTCATCCCTTATCAGCGTCCTGCCCGTGGCCGTTGCAACGGCGTTCCGGGTGACGTCGTCGCGTGTAGGGCCGATGCCCCCGGTAATTACGACAAGATCGGCCCTCTCAAGGGCCCGTTCCACGGCGGAGCTTATTGCCGCGAGTTCGTCGGGTACGGTGGTATGGTGGAGAATGATCAGGCCGAGCCATGTGAGTTCTTCGGCCAGGTAGGTGGCGTTGGTGTTTACTACGTCGCCCTGTACGAGTTCACTGCCCGTAGTGATTATCTCTGCTGTCTTCATGCATGAAAGCGACAGGTAATTGTGTTACCGTACGGAACTGTAATAATTCCTACTTACTCACGGGGTGGGTAGTTGGGTTGAACCTGTTCGGTTATGGCATTGCTGACCCCTGCCTCGTTAAATGTGGCCATTTGTGTCAGCAGTTTTACGGAGGCCTCTACAAGTCCCATCGCCAGCACTGCCCCGGTGCCTTCTCCCAGGCACATCTCTAGGTCGAGTATGGGCCTCTTGCCGAGTTTCTCCAGTATTAGACGGTGGCCCCGTTCCCTGGAGAGATGGGACGCTATCAAATAACCCTTCACACGGGGCTCTATGTGGGCCGCCAGCAGGGCGCCTGCCGAGGATATGAAACCGTCTATGATTACAGGGCGCCTGTGCCTTGCCGCGCCGAGACATATCCCCGCGATGGCGCCGATTTCACATCCCCCGACCTTTGCGAGGACGTCTAAGGGGTCCTTCGGGTCGGGCTTATTTACTTCCAGGGCGGTTGCGACTATCTTGAGTTTATGGGCAAGGGCCGGGCCGTTAAGCCCCGTTCCCTGTCCCGTAGCCTCTTTTAAGTCTGCGCCGCTCAAGGCCGCGAGTATTGCGCTGCTGGGCGTGGTGTTTCCTATGCCCATATCGCCCACTGCGACCAGGTCAGCACCGTTCGGAAGCTCCTCTTCCAGTGTCTCTATGCCCAGCTCTACGGACCTTACCGCCTCTTCGGGGGACATTGCCGGCCCTGTCGCGATGTTCCCCGTGCCGTGGCGTATCTTTTTTATCTTTAAGAACCCCGGTTTCGATGGAAGCTCCCCCACCACACCGCAGTCTACAACCGTTACCCTGGCGCCTGAGTGTCTTGCCAGGACGTTCACGGCGGCACCGCCGCAAAGGAGGTTCTCTACCATTTGTCTGGTGACTTCCTGGGGAAAGGCGCTCACCCCCTCGGCAACCACGCCGTGGTCACCTGCCATGGTAAACACCACCTTGTCGGTGATTTCTCTGGTTCTTCTTATCGAGGCGTACAGCAGGGCGAGTTCCTCAAGCCGGCCAAGACTGCCTCGCGGGATGGCCCATCCATCTATCCTTGAGCGTATTTCTCCCTGCGGGTCTAAACTTAGTTCTTCGATACCGCGGGTGGTCTTCGTTAAGAGTTCCATCTTTAGGAAGAGAGTTCCAGAGTCCTTGGGAGGTCGCGTAGGGAACGGAGACCGAAGTATTCAAGAAATCTTTTGGTGGTTCCGTAGAGGAGGGGGCGTCCCAGTGTTTCGTCTTTGCCCACCACCTTTGCCAGGCCCTTGTCCATGAGGCTTCGTAACATCTGGCTCGATTCTACACCCCTGATGGCCTCTATGGTAGAACGGAGAATGGGTTGCTTGTAGGCGATGATGGATAGTGTCTCCATGGCCGCGGGTGAAAGCTTGGATTCCTGCGTCTTTTTCTCAAGTCTGGCGATCCACGGATGGTATTGCTGTCTTGAAAGCAGGAGGTAGCCGCCGGCTATTTCTTCTATCTGGAAGGCCCGGCCCGTGTCGTCGTAGTCTTTGCGCAACTGCTCGATGGTCTCAACGATCTTGCCCTTTCCATCGCCGATTATTTCTGTAAGTTTATTAGCAGTCAACGGTTGGTTAGTTGCGAAAAGTAGGGCCTCAATGACGGGACCCATCTCCTTATTTTCGCCTTCAGCGAGGTTTTCTTCTTTCATGGTATGGGTGGTTTCGTGGGTTTTGTCCTCTTGCGGATGCAGGCTTTCGATTGCCATAAGTAATTTAGTCCCTTGACGTGGGGGCCGCCGATAAGAATCTTATCTTTTGGCTGGCTATGCGTTTATATGTGTCTATGATAGTGCCCTTAAATATCTTCACCTGACCATTATAAAAATCTGTTATCTGGAACGCCTCTTCGGTCAGGAGCTTGCCGCGTTTATTGTAGGTGCTGAACATAAACTTCACTATACCAAAATCTCTACCGCTTCCATTAATCATTTCACCGACAAAGTGTGTCTCAAAGGAGTAGCTGCCCTGAAGCAGCTGGACGTTTTTATATGCAAAATCGAGCTCTATCTTGTTCCATTCCTTTGCCTTGTCCTTTTTCTTTTTCCTTTTTGTAATGCGCTTTTTTGCGGTGGGCTCTTTAGCTTTTTCTTCGGCTTTAGGCTCCTTCACGACCTCGGGTTTTTCCTTGGCCTCCGGTTTGGCCGCGTGCGGTTTTTCGACCAGCTTGTGAATCCCGCCCTTGTCTGCTTCTACGGCCTCTTTTACAGAGAACAAAGAACCTTCTTCTACCCCTTTTGCTCTGGGTTCCTTTGAGTGTTTAAGTCTCTTTTTCCTGTCTGCTTTGTGGGCCTCATCATAGGAGAATAGTGCTTCTTCTTTCTTTTCTTCGGCTTTTTCCGGTTTGGTTGCCGGCGCATGAGCTTCTCCGGCGCTCTTCTTGCCTTCAGGGTGAGCTGTGGTTTCCTTGGTGACCTTGCCGGTGCCTGCCGGCTCCTTCGCGGTTGCGGGTTTTTCCTTTACTGGACCGGCGGACACCTTCTCCCGAGAAGGCGCCCTGGAAGTGGGTTCTTTTGTTGTTGTTTGAGGAGACACACGTTTGTGGGGTGTACCAGATTTTTGTGTCTCTTGCGTAGTCGGCTTAGACGTGGTTTCTTGTGTTACACCTTCTGCAACAGAAAAGCTTACGAAGAAAAGTAGACAAAGTATGAACGAAACCAACCTCAAAACTGTGCTCCTTTTAGGTATTTATACTATAGCTGCCGACCAAATATATCATATAATCTCTTGTGTGTCAAAGGATTATATCTCAAAGGCTTGTGGTTTTAAACGTTGACATCTCGGACACTTTTGGATATTTATGTTACTGGTAGGGCGGTTTTTTGCTTCAAAGAACGGGTGGGAGCAGAAAGGGTAAAATAATATGATCAAGCTGTCCGGTTCGTATCGGCTTGCCTCTATTTCCTTGCCGGAATACGGGTTTCAGCTAAAGTCAGAAGATTTCAAGAGGTCCGGGGACGATTTCACGATATGGTTTCTGGAGGGGGTGCTGAAAAACAACCCGAACTACGTTGATTGCCTCTTGTATCTTGGAAATGCCTACACGGCCAGAGGAAGGTATAAAGACGGTTTAAAGGTTGACATGAAGCTTGCGGAACTCCAACCCGGTGACCCCATTGTACGCTACAATCTCGCCTGCAGCTATTGCCTCGTTGGTGATTTGGATGCCGCAATAAGGGTGTTGGAGATTGCGGTTGCACTTGGCTATGAGGACGTTCGACATCTGGAAAACGACAAGGACCTGGAAGGACTGAGGGGAGATAAGAGATACTGGGAACTTCTGGACAGGATTAAGGGGAAAGGCACGGTAACAGAGGACAAAGAAGGTAAGTAGGGCTCAGATTTCTTTGCTGCTGAGATGTTGAGTGTAGGCAACCAGAAGCCCCTCCAGTGTAAGGTGAGGAACGACCCCGGTTATTGTTGGTATTTCAGTTGCAAGGAGTTTTGCGTCTCCACCGGTTGCCAGGACGACAGGATCATCGCCCAGTTCCTCCAGCAGGTTTTTCACAATTTTCTCTATCGCTCCTACCATACCCCAGTAAATGCCGGAATTAACCGCCTCGTCCGTGTCTTTACCCAGGGTCTGCCGTGGTCTCTGTACCACAGATACCCGGGGCAGGAGGGCGGTCTGTGTATGCAAGGCTTCCGTGAGGGGTGCGAGCCCCGGTGTTATTACCCCGCCCAGAAATTCACCTTTTTTTGATATGGCGTCTATGGTTATGGCGGTTCCTGCGTCCACCACGATGGTTGAGGTGCCGGTCCTTTTGAAGGCGGCCATGGCATTAAGCAGCCTGTCCACCCCTGTTTTTTCTGGTTTCTTTGTCAGAACTGGTATGTTTAGGGGGACGTCTGCAGGGACCCTGAGAGGCGCTCTCTTCCACATGGAGGTCTTTAACCAGTTGCAAAAGGCGTCTTCCGCCTCAGGATTAACTGAGGCTAATATGCAGCCGGAGGCATTCTGCAGGATTGAGGGGTCTACAGAGAGACCCTTCAGGGGAGTGTCGGTGACGCTCGAGGTGAAGTGATTGACCAGGCGCCCGTTCTCGAGGTCAAACAGGCCCAGATGGACGTGTGTATTGCCAATGTCTACGGCGACTAGCATGGATGATTATTATGTGGTTGCGGTTTCCTGAGACCGTGTTTCACAGGGTAATGTCTTGAGTGTCTCGGCTATTACGTTAAGAAGGGTTTTAAGGTTGCTTCCTGTCTTGGAGGAAATGGTGTAGACAGGTTGTGATAGGGCCTTCTCCATCGATTTGGCCGTTTTCTCACGGTGGGCCTTATCTACAAGGTCTATTTTGTTGAGGACAATTATTTCCCCTTTTCTCGCGAGTTCAGGGTTGTGGTGCTTGAGCTCTTTTCTTATGGTACGATAGGCTTCAGCGGGGTCCGTGTCGTCCCTGGGGGCTATGTCAATCAGGTGTATCAGCAGCCTTGTACGTTCTACGTGGCGAAGGAACTTGTCTCCGAGGCCTACGCCGGTGTGGGCACCCTGGATGAGCCCGGGCAGGTCTGCCACCACTATCCTCCGGTATTCACCTATCTCTACAATGCCCAGATGGGGATAGAGTGTTGTAAACGGATATTCGGCGACCTTCGGGTGTGCCTTGGATATGCGGGAAAGCAGGGTAGATTTCCCTGCGTTGGGCATACCTATAATGCCGACGTCGGCGACAAGCTTTAGTTCCAGTTTGAGCCAGCGTTCCTGGCCTTTTTTGCCACTTTCGGCCGTGCGCGGCGTCCTGTTGGTTGAGGTGGCAAAGAATTTGTTCCCTTTACCGCCCCCGCCTCCCCTGGCGATGCGCACAGACTGCCCCGGTTCAGTTAGGTCTTTTAGCACCAGGCCGCTGTCTCTGTCCCTGACAACCGTGCCTACAGGGAGCGCGATAATCAGGTCTTTCCCCGAGCGGCCGTGCCTGTTTGCGCCCTCTCCGTGGCGGCCGTTCTCTGCAACGTATTTTACCCTGGAGGTAATGTCCATGAGTGTGTCTATTGCTTCGTTCGTATGGAGTATTACGTCGCCGCCTTTCCCTCCGTGCCCGCCATCGGGGCCGCCTTTCGGCACGAACTTCTCCCGCCTGAAACTCACGCAGCCGTGGCCGCCATCGCCTCCCGCGACATAGATTATAGCTTCATCTATAAACATCTTGAGGTGGTAGAAAAAAGGGGAGCAGTGTGTGTGCTCCCCTAGTGTGTACAAAAGGTTTCTATAACCGGGTTGTGGTTATGAGTTATAAATACTCACTCGTCTGCGGGATTCAAAACGCACGGTCCCGGTTATTTTGGCGAATAGGGTGTCATCGCGGCCGCGGCCCACATTAAAGCCGGGATGGAACTTGGTGCCGCACTGCCTGACTATTATGGAGCCTGCCTTGACAAGTTCTCCCCCATAGTGTTTTACTCCCCGGTACTGGGGGTTGCTGTCGCGTCCGTTTCTGCTGGAACCCTGTCCCTTTTTATGTGCCATTATTCTTACCTCTATTTATATTATACGATAATTTCTTTTATTTTCACCTGTGTAAAGCGCTGTCTGTGGCCCGCCTTTCTCCTGTAATCTTTTCTTCGTTTGAATTTGAAGACGTCTATCTTGTCTCCTTTCTTTGGGCCTTGAACCTCGCCCACCACCTTCGCTCCCTTGACAAGTGGTGTCCCGATCTTGCCATTGTCGTCCCCACCGATGGCCACTACTTCGTTAAACTCTATCTTGCTGTCCTTTTTCAGCCCTTCCGCCGAATCAATGAGGATGGTTTCTCCCAGCGTTACCTTATACTGTCTGCCTCTATCCTTTATTATTGCATACACCTGTTCACTCCTCCTCACAAGGTCGTAGGGTTGCCGTCAGAACCATAGTATTTCATTCGTATGTCGCCCATCCTCCATCCGTCTTCGGCAACACCTCTGATTGTTATCGTCTTGTTATAGTGGTCTTCAAGTTCGGATATCTGTTTTCTCTTCTGGTTCTGCAGGAACTGTACTACCGGGGTGTTTGTCACCACCTCGATGCTCTTAATTCCTTCGTTGTCAAGGACGGACCTTATGTTTCTCATTATTTTGAGGCTGAGGCTTTCTACGGTTTTTGTGAGCCCCGTTCCCCTGCACTCCGGGCACGGGTCGTGCAGTACGTCTCTCAGGCTGTGCTTAATCCGTTGCCTTGTGAGTTCTATGATGCCAAACCTTGACGTCTTAAGCATTTTTGTGCGCGCCCTGTCCTTCTTCAGGGCGTCGGCAAAGGCCCTTTCCACCGAACGCCTGTGGCCCTCCTGCTGCATATCAATAAAATCTATTATAATGACTCCTCCCAGGTCGCGCAAACGAATTTGTCGTGCGATCTCGCCCGTGGCCTCCATGTTGGTTTTAAAGGCGGTCTCTTCCGGGTCGGCTCCCTTTTTGAACCGTCCGCTGTTTACGTCTATTGCTACCAGGGCTTCTGTCTGCTCTATGACGAGGGACCCTCCTTGCTTCATGGGTATCTTTTTGTTGTTGATCCTTTCTATTTCTTCTTCGATGCGATGTTTGTGGAATATGGGCACCCTGGCCCTGTGCATTTTCACGATCTTTTCGTGTTTTGGCATGATCTGTTTCAAAAAATCTCTGGTCTTCCCATAAGTGTCGTGACTATCGACAATTATTTCTGTTATGTCAGGCGAGAAGATGTCTCTTATGGTCCTGATAACCAGGTCGCTTTCCTGGTAGATAAGTGACGGGACAAGACTGTTTGTAGTTCGTTCCTCTACCGCTTTCCACAGACGAAGCAGATAATTAAGGTCTTTGGAGAGATCTCTCTTGGTGTGACCCGTTCCAGCAGTACGAACGATTATGCCTATATTGGGGGGGGGCTTCAGCTCTTTTGCGACCTGTTTAAGCCGTGCGCGTTCCTCCTCATCTAGAATCTTTCTCGATACGCCATGTCTGGAGGTGTAGGGCATGAGGACCAGGTAGCGGCCCGGCAGGCTTATATAGGTGGTGAGGCTTGGCCCCTTTTCTCCGACACCTTCCCTGATTACTTGTACCAGAAGTTCCTGTCCCGGCTTGAGCAGGGACAGTATTCGCTTCTGTTCCCTCCTGTTGCGGGGCTTCTCCGTCTTTTCTTCCTTCTTCTCGCAAGCGGTGTCCAGTACCTCGCTTACATGAAGGAAACCGTTTCTTTTTAGCCCTATGTCTACAAAGGCAGCCTCCAGGCTGGGCTCTACGTTTGACACCCTGCCCATGTAGATGTTTCCCACGGCCTGTCCCTTGGACACACGTTCGATATAGAGTTCTTCGAGCGTATTGTTTTCCAAGATGGCTATGCGGCTTTCTTCGGGTTCTACCGCGTTTATCAGCATCCTTTTTCTCATCGTTTAGTTTGCTCCATTGGATGGAGAGAGATGGACTGCGCTTCTTATTATCCTCGGTGTACGGCCTGTATCCATTTCCAGTCCGAGGGCCTTAAGGACCTCATCAGGACGTGCCGTGCCATCCCCGGTAGGTCTTAGTTTCAGCAGGAGGGTACTGTTCTCCAGAGTGATGGATACTATTGAGGGGCGAAGATCAAAAAGCCTTTTTCCACCTTTCCTTTTCCTAAGAATTTGAATCTTTTTTTCAGCAAGTAACTGATTAATTTTTTTCCGTGTAAGTTCTTCAGGAAGGTCCCACTTGATTTGATAGACCAGTGCGTCTACTCGTGAAGGGCTTCCCGGGGTGATTGGCTCGGCCGAGATTATTCTGATACCAGGCGCAAGTTGTGCCTGAAGCTGCTCCTGCAATCTCTCCGGGGCAATCCACCGGGAAAGTTCGAGCTCTAGAATCTCATCAACAGCCTCTATTCCCAGGGCCAGGGCCGAGGGGAAAGACATCTTTGGCCGCGGGTTAAATCCCTGACTCATGCCGATGGGGATGTCGGCCCTCCTGATGGCCCTTTCAAACAGCCTCATCAGGTCGTGATGGGAGATGAACTTTAAGACCCCGGTCTTCTGGAATCTGAGTCTAACCCTTATGTGCTGGGTCCTTCCTACAATATTTTGTTCTTGCAACTTATAGAAACCTGCCATGGGCTACGTCTGGAAGGCCGGCATGAGGTTCTTACCTAGAAGGCCTCGGGGAGGATCTCTTTGGTAATTTCTCTCAGGTGGCGTACAGATTTCTCCGGGTCGGCAAATCTGGACACCTCTTCTGCCACTTCTCTAGCCCTTTCATAAGTAATGGTGCGTATAACCTTTTTTAGTGCGGGGATTATGGTAGGCGGGGCCACACTGAACTCTGTCAGACCCAGGCCTACTAAAAGCACCAGATATTCTAATTCGCTGCCCATCTCGCCACACATTGACACGGGAATGTTGTTGTCTTCGGCGACTTCGATGGTCATCGTGAGCAGCCTCAGGATGGCCGGATGCGCGGGGCAGTACATATTGGCCACTGTCTCATTATCCCGGTCTATGGCGAGAGAGTACTGGACGAGGTCGTTTGTGCCGATACTAAAGAAGTCCGCTTCCTTTGCCAGTACGTCCGCTATCAGAATAGACGCGGGCACCTCCATCATAACCCCCATAGGTATATTCTCGTCAAAAGGTAGTCCCCTTCTATCCAGTTCATCCATCGCCTCTTTTACCATTTTCTTTGCCCTCTGGAACTCTTGCAGGGAGGATATAAGGGGGAAGAGTATCTTTACGTTCTTCTTCAGGGCTGACGCCCTGAGAATCGCCATTAGTTGGGTGTTAAATATATTCGGGTGCTCAAAGCAATAACGTATGGAACGACACCCCAGGAACGGGTTTGCTTCCCTGTAGTTGTTGCCATTAAAAAATTTATCGGCCCCCAGGTCTACCGTCCTTACGACGATAGGACTCGTCTCAAGCTGCTCCACGGATTCAATGTAGGCCTTG
Coding sequences within:
- a CDS encoding TIGR03936 family radical SAM-associated protein, yielding MAGFYKLQEQNIVGRTQHIRVRLRFQKTGVLKFISHHDLMRLFERAIRRADIPIGMSQGFNPRPKMSFPSALALGIEAVDEILELELSRWIAPERLQEQLQAQLAPGIRIISAEPITPGSPSRVDALVYQIKWDLPEELTRKKINQLLAEKKIQILRKRKGGKRLFDLRPSIVSITLENSTLLLKLRPTGDGTARPDEVLKALGLEMDTGRTPRIIRSAVHLSPSNGAN